From the genome of Actinacidiphila yeochonensis CN732, one region includes:
- a CDS encoding LysR substrate-binding domain-containing protein, translating into MTDQEPQPPFRLAYVPGATPAKWVGIWRERLPHVPLDLVAVPAAEAPAVLLAGGAEAGIVRLPVDRTALSAIPLYTEATVVVVPKDHVVSAVDEVAVADLADEVVLHPMDDVLPWERPPGRPALERPATTEDAIELVAAGIGLLVVPQSLARLHHRRDLVYRPVVDAPGSDVALSWPEDRHTDLVEQFIGIVRGRTVNSTRGRPQQQPPSPREQSAEGRPRRSASGAPSGRSGGAKGGAKGSTKGGARGASGTAKRGTSAKPGARGTGRKPRGRS; encoded by the coding sequence ATGACCGACCAGGAGCCCCAGCCGCCGTTCCGGCTCGCGTACGTCCCGGGCGCGACGCCCGCGAAGTGGGTGGGGATCTGGCGGGAGCGGCTGCCGCACGTCCCGCTCGACCTCGTGGCGGTGCCCGCCGCGGAGGCGCCCGCCGTCCTGCTCGCGGGCGGCGCCGAGGCCGGGATCGTCCGGCTGCCGGTGGACCGTACGGCGCTGAGCGCGATCCCCCTGTACACCGAGGCGACCGTGGTGGTCGTGCCGAAGGACCACGTCGTGTCGGCCGTCGACGAGGTGGCGGTGGCGGACCTCGCCGACGAGGTGGTGCTGCACCCGATGGACGACGTGCTGCCCTGGGAGCGCCCGCCGGGCCGTCCCGCCCTGGAGCGCCCGGCCACGACCGAGGACGCGATCGAGCTGGTGGCGGCGGGCATCGGGCTGCTCGTCGTGCCGCAGTCGCTGGCCCGGCTGCACCACCGCAGGGACCTCGTGTACCGGCCGGTGGTGGACGCCCCCGGGTCGGACGTCGCGCTGTCCTGGCCCGAGGACCGGCACACGGACCTGGTCGAGCAGTTCATCGGCATCGTGCGCGGCCGGACGGTCAACAGCACCCGCGGCCGCCCCCAGCAGCAGCCCCCGTCCCCGCGCGAGCAGTCGGCGGAGGGGCGGCCTCGGCGGTCGGCGTCCGGCGCCCCGTCCGGCCGCTCGGGCGGGGCGAAGGGCGGCGCCAAGGGGAGCACGAAGGGCGGCGCCCGCGGTGCCTCGGGCACGGCGAAACGCGGCACCTCGGCGAAGCCCGGCGCCCGCGGTACGGGCCGCAAGCCGCGCGGCCGCTCCTGA
- a CDS encoding DUF5997 family protein, protein MTSQQNPQTMKPATAAKKLGVYLPATPAEFQEGVVSRRELDALQADPPAWLRDLRRDGPHPRPVVASKLGVSIAGLARGGITEPLTTEQIEALKSEGPEWLERERATQADVRKENARIKDKHAAEAARRSA, encoded by the coding sequence ATGACCTCGCAGCAGAACCCGCAGACGATGAAGCCCGCCACCGCGGCGAAGAAGCTGGGGGTGTACCTCCCGGCGACACCCGCAGAGTTCCAGGAGGGTGTCGTCTCGCGCAGGGAGCTCGACGCGCTGCAGGCCGACCCGCCCGCGTGGCTGCGCGACCTGCGGCGTGACGGGCCGCACCCGCGCCCCGTCGTCGCCTCGAAGCTCGGCGTCTCCATCGCGGGGCTGGCCCGCGGCGGGATCACCGAGCCGCTGACCACCGAGCAGATCGAGGCGCTGAAGAGCGAGGGCCCCGAGTGGCTGGAGCGCGAGCGCGCCACCCAGGCGGACGTGCGCAAGGAGAACGCGCGCATCAAGGACAAGCACGCCGCCGAGGCGGCCCGCCGCTCCGCCTGA
- a CDS encoding SRPBCC family protein, translating into MTGMFEGTAEIDRPVEQVFAYLADGENDPAFSPRVQQIRKTTEGAPRVGTVYASTVKDAGMTSHREFRINRLDAPTTIRWSEVSRNSVTSPDGGYDLEALPDGRTRLRVYNVLEGHGVGKLLAPLALKAARKDADAFAQRIKQAVEAA; encoded by the coding sequence ATGACAGGCATGTTCGAGGGAACCGCGGAGATCGACCGGCCGGTGGAGCAGGTGTTCGCCTACCTCGCCGACGGGGAGAACGACCCGGCGTTCAGCCCGCGGGTCCAGCAGATCAGGAAGACCACCGAGGGCGCGCCCCGGGTCGGGACGGTCTACGCCAGCACGGTCAAGGACGCCGGGATGACCTCGCACCGCGAGTTCCGGATCAACCGGTTGGACGCGCCCACCACGATCCGCTGGAGCGAGGTGTCGCGGAACTCCGTGACCTCGCCCGACGGCGGCTACGACCTGGAGGCGCTGCCCGACGGCCGGACCCGGCTGCGCGTCTACAACGTGCTGGAGGGCCACGGGGTCGGGAAGCTGCTGGCCCCGCTGGCGCTCAAGGCCGCCCGCAAGGACGCCGACGCCTTCGCACAGCGGATCAAGCAGGCTGTCGAAGCCGCGTGA
- a CDS encoding helix-turn-helix transcriptional regulator yields MNLDDLVRLRRARDAMDRDYAQPLDVAALARVALMSPGHFSRSFRAAYGESPYTYLMTRRIERAKALLRRGDLSVTEVCFAVGCTSLGTFSSRFSELVGMAPSVYRQRTDRAAAEPPSCVVRHATRPIRNREAPAAEPF; encoded by the coding sequence ATGAACCTGGACGACCTGGTACGGCTGCGCCGCGCGCGGGACGCGATGGACCGCGACTACGCGCAGCCACTGGACGTCGCGGCGCTGGCGCGGGTCGCCCTCATGTCACCAGGGCACTTCTCGCGCAGCTTCCGCGCCGCCTACGGGGAGTCGCCCTACACCTACCTCATGACCCGCCGGATCGAGCGCGCGAAGGCGCTGCTGCGGCGCGGCGACCTGAGCGTGACGGAGGTCTGCTTCGCGGTCGGCTGCACCTCGCTGGGCACGTTCAGCTCACGCTTCAGCGAGCTGGTCGGCATGGCGCCCAGCGTCTACCGGCAGCGGACGGACCGGGCGGCGGCGGAGCCGCCGTCCTGCGTGGTGAGGCACGCGACCAGACCGATCAGGAATCGAGAAGCGCCGGCCGCCGAGCCCTTCTAG
- a CDS encoding VOC family protein, which produces MDITIHASFLPHDDPEASLVFYRDLLGFEVRNDVGKDRMRWITVGPADQPGTSILLAPPAIDPAVTDDERRTIAEMMAKGTYGWILLASKDVDAAFEQLQAGGADIVQEPIDQPYGMRDCAVRDPAGNLIRIQQVS; this is translated from the coding sequence ATGGACATCACCATTCACGCGAGCTTCCTCCCCCACGACGACCCGGAGGCGTCCCTGGTCTTCTACCGCGACCTCCTCGGCTTCGAGGTCCGCAACGACGTCGGCAAGGACAGGATGCGCTGGATCACCGTCGGCCCCGCCGACCAGCCCGGCACCTCCATCCTGCTGGCGCCGCCCGCCATCGACCCGGCCGTCACCGACGACGAGCGGCGCACCATCGCCGAGATGATGGCCAAGGGCACCTACGGCTGGATCCTGCTGGCCAGCAAGGACGTGGACGCCGCGTTCGAGCAGCTCCAGGCCGGCGGCGCCGACATCGTCCAGGAGCCGATCGACCAGCCCTACGGCATGCGCGACTGCGCCGTGCGCGACCCCGCGGGCAACCTGATCCGCATCCAGCAGGTCTCCTGA
- a CDS encoding ATP-binding cassette domain-containing protein, whose protein sequence is MSKATGTPSRPEAATAPAPETADTHDLIRVHGARENNLRDVAVEIPKRRLTVFTGVSGSGKSSLVFDTIAAESRRLVNETYSAFVQGFMPAPARPDVDVLDGLTAVISVDQQRIGTDPRSTVGTATDANAMLRVLFSRLGRPHAGPPNAYAFNVPSVRASGAITVERGARRTVKATFDRTGGMCPRCEGRGSVSDIDLTQLYDDTKSLNEGALTVPGYSMDGWYGRIFTGCGFFDPDKPIRKYTKRELDALLHKEPTRIKVDGVNLTYEGLIPKIRSSFLSKDVDSLQPHVRAFVERAVTFATCPDCAGTRLSEAARASKIDGTGIADACAMQVGDLAAWVRGIGEPSVAPLLAALGETLDSLTRIGLGYLSLDRPTGTLSGGEAQRVKMVRQLGSSLTDVTYVFDEPTTGLHPHDIERMNGLLLRLRDKGNTVLVVEHKPEVIAIADHVVDLGPGAGTAGGTVVYEGTVEGLRAAGTATGRHLGDRAALKKRVREATGRLEIRGAATHNLRDVDVDIPLGVLTVVTGVAGSGKSSLVHGALAGSPQAAEAGLVVVGQEPIRGSRRSNPATYTGLLDPVRKAFAKANGVKPALFSANSEGACPGCGGAGVVYTDLAMAAGVASPCEECEGRRYRASVLEYRLGGRDIGEVLAMPVNEAAGFFAEGEARVPAAERVLGRLADVGLGYLSLGQPLTTLSGGERQRLKLATHMAGRGGVHVLDEPTAGLHLADVEQLLGLLDRLVDSGTSVIVVEHHQAVMAHADWIIDLGPGAGHEGGRVVFEGTPADLVTARSTLTGEHLAAYVGG, encoded by the coding sequence ATGAGCAAGGCCACGGGGACGCCCTCGCGACCGGAAGCCGCCACCGCCCCCGCGCCGGAGACCGCCGACACCCACGACCTGATCCGGGTGCACGGCGCCCGGGAGAACAACCTCAGGGACGTCGCCGTCGAGATCCCCAAGCGGCGGCTGACGGTCTTCACCGGCGTCTCGGGGTCGGGCAAGAGCTCCCTGGTGTTCGACACGATCGCGGCCGAGTCGCGGCGGCTGGTCAACGAGACCTACAGCGCCTTCGTCCAGGGCTTCATGCCCGCCCCGGCGCGGCCCGACGTCGACGTGCTCGACGGGCTGACGGCCGTGATCAGCGTCGACCAGCAGCGGATCGGCACTGACCCGCGCTCCACGGTCGGCACCGCCACGGACGCCAACGCGATGCTGCGCGTCCTCTTCAGCCGGCTCGGCCGGCCGCACGCCGGCCCGCCCAACGCCTACGCCTTCAACGTGCCCTCGGTCCGGGCCAGCGGCGCGATCACCGTGGAACGCGGCGCCCGGAGGACGGTGAAGGCGACCTTCGACCGCACCGGCGGCATGTGCCCGCGCTGCGAGGGGCGCGGCTCGGTCAGCGACATCGACCTCACCCAGCTCTACGACGACACCAAGTCGCTCAACGAGGGCGCGCTGACCGTCCCCGGCTACAGCATGGACGGCTGGTACGGCCGCATCTTCACCGGCTGCGGCTTCTTCGACCCGGACAAGCCGATCCGGAAGTACACGAAGAGGGAGCTCGACGCCCTCCTCCACAAGGAGCCGACGAGGATCAAGGTCGACGGCGTCAACCTCACCTACGAGGGGCTGATCCCGAAGATCCGCTCGTCGTTCCTGTCCAAGGACGTCGACTCGCTCCAGCCGCACGTGCGGGCGTTCGTGGAGCGCGCGGTCACCTTCGCCACCTGCCCGGACTGCGCCGGCACCCGGCTCAGCGAGGCGGCCCGCGCGTCGAAGATCGACGGGACCGGCATCGCCGACGCCTGCGCCATGCAGGTCGGCGACCTCGCCGCGTGGGTGCGCGGCATCGGCGAGCCCTCGGTGGCGCCGCTGCTCGCCGCCCTGGGGGAGACCCTCGACTCCCTCACCCGGATTGGCCTCGGCTACCTCTCCCTCGACCGGCCGACGGGCACCCTGTCGGGCGGCGAGGCGCAGCGGGTGAAGATGGTCCGCCAGCTCGGCTCCTCGCTCACCGACGTCACCTACGTCTTCGACGAGCCGACCACCGGCCTGCACCCGCACGACATCGAGCGGATGAACGGCCTGCTGCTGCGGCTGCGGGACAAGGGCAACACCGTGCTCGTGGTGGAGCACAAGCCGGAGGTGATCGCGATCGCCGACCACGTCGTGGACCTCGGCCCCGGCGCCGGCACCGCGGGCGGCACCGTCGTCTACGAGGGCACCGTCGAGGGGCTGCGGGCCGCCGGCACGGCCACCGGCCGCCACCTCGGCGACCGGGCGGCGCTCAAGAAGCGGGTGCGCGAGGCCACCGGCCGCCTGGAGATCCGCGGCGCGGCCACCCACAACCTGCGGGACGTCGACGTCGACATCCCCCTCGGGGTGCTGACCGTCGTCACCGGCGTGGCCGGCTCGGGCAAGAGCTCGCTCGTGCACGGGGCGCTGGCCGGCAGCCCGCAGGCCGCCGAGGCGGGCCTGGTCGTCGTCGGCCAGGAGCCGATCCGCGGGTCGCGGCGCAGCAACCCCGCCACCTACACCGGACTGCTCGACCCGGTCCGCAAGGCGTTCGCCAAGGCCAACGGGGTGAAGCCGGCGCTGTTCAGCGCCAACTCCGAGGGCGCCTGCCCCGGCTGCGGCGGCGCCGGCGTGGTCTACACCGACCTGGCGATGGCGGCCGGCGTCGCGTCGCCCTGCGAGGAGTGCGAGGGGCGGCGCTACCGGGCGTCGGTGCTGGAGTACCGCCTCGGCGGGCGGGACATCGGCGAGGTGCTGGCGATGCCGGTGAACGAGGCGGCCGGGTTCTTCGCCGAGGGCGAGGCGCGGGTCCCGGCGGCCGAGCGCGTCCTGGGCCGGCTCGCCGACGTCGGCCTCGGCTACCTCAGCCTCGGCCAGCCGCTCACCACCCTCTCCGGCGGCGAGCGGCAGCGCCTGAAGCTGGCGACCCACATGGCCGGCAGGGGCGGCGTCCACGTCCTCGACGAGCCGACCGCCGGCCTGCACCTGGCCGATGTCGAGCAGCTGCTCGGGCTGCTCGACCGGCTCGTCGACTCCGGCACCTCCGTCATCGTCGTCGAGCACCACCAGGCGGTCATGGCGCACGCCGACTGGATCATCGACCTCGGCCCGGGCGCGGGCCACGAGGGCGGCCGGGTGGTCTTCGAGGGCACACCGGCCGACCTCGTCACCGCCCGCTCCACGCTCACCGGCGAGCACCTCGCGGCGTACGTCGGCGGGTGA
- a CDS encoding helix-turn-helix domain-containing protein produces MGELAERAGVTVKAVRFYSDSGLLPEAGRSAGGHRRYGPGALDRLGLIRSLRALGLPVPEVGRVLGQEDALADAVAGRLRRIGSQLAVLRWQEAALQSLQECGPGERAERLRLIGAVSVPPSTAALARFWRRWLPPRLPARLVAAVVDGAVPRLPDDPTPAQVLAFTRLHALVSAPCTGTGHGQPAAHRPDGGRPEVLYDGLIEAYALASPRLRARRAPREGEALDCFVSAYARSRGTRDTPAFRRGLSRTLAADPRIDRYWELTAELSGPSEPTAGAAHDWLCAALAAQTARPAG; encoded by the coding sequence ATCGGGGAGCTCGCCGAACGGGCGGGCGTCACCGTCAAGGCCGTCCGCTTCTACTCCGACAGCGGGCTGCTGCCCGAAGCCGGCCGCAGCGCCGGCGGCCACCGCCGCTATGGCCCCGGCGCGCTCGACCGGCTCGGCCTGATCCGCTCCCTGCGCGCCCTCGGCCTGCCGGTCCCCGAGGTGGGGCGCGTCCTCGGCCAGGAGGACGCGCTGGCGGACGCCGTCGCCGGCCGGCTGCGGCGGATCGGCTCGCAACTGGCCGTCCTGCGCTGGCAGGAGGCGGCTCTGCAGTCGCTCCAGGAGTGCGGCCCCGGGGAACGCGCCGAGCGGCTGCGGCTGATCGGCGCGGTGTCCGTGCCGCCCAGCACGGCCGCGCTGGCGCGCTTCTGGCGGCGCTGGCTGCCGCCGCGGTTGCCGGCCCGGCTGGTGGCGGCCGTCGTCGACGGGGCGGTTCCGCGGCTCCCGGACGACCCGACCCCGGCGCAGGTGCTGGCCTTCACCCGGCTGCACGCCCTCGTCAGCGCCCCCTGCACCGGCACCGGCCACGGCCAGCCGGCGGCGCACCGGCCCGACGGGGGCCGCCCGGAGGTGCTCTACGACGGCCTCATCGAGGCCTACGCGCTGGCGTCGCCGCGGCTGCGGGCGCGGCGGGCACCGCGGGAGGGCGAGGCGCTCGACTGCTTCGTCTCCGCCTACGCACGCTCCCGCGGTACCCGGGACACCCCGGCCTTCCGCCGCGGGCTCAGCCGGACACTCGCCGCGGACCCCCGGATCGACCGCTACTGGGAGCTGACCGCGGAGCTGTCCGGCCCCTCGGAGCCGACCGCCGGCGCCGCCCACGACTGGCTCTGCGCCGCGCTGGCCGCGCAGACCGCCCGGCCGGCGGGCTGA
- a CDS encoding alpha/beta fold hydrolase, whose product MTAFILVAGAHTGGWIWREVAARLREAGDRVHPVTLTGMGGRSAAAGPGTDLEAHIGELLELIDRTDAAEVVLVGHCYGVYPVLGAADRRPGRIARIVLLDTGMPQHGDRALALVPDPTLRDRLAQRAEADEDGWRVPRRRARSGGAGAAPTASRPRPWTGWRRTPYRSPPAPSPSRCA is encoded by the coding sequence ATGACGGCGTTCATCCTGGTTGCGGGGGCCCACACCGGGGGCTGGATCTGGCGGGAGGTGGCCGCCCGGCTGCGGGAGGCGGGCGATCGGGTGCATCCGGTGACGCTCACCGGCATGGGCGGCCGGAGCGCGGCGGCCGGGCCCGGCACCGACCTGGAGGCGCACATCGGCGAGCTGCTGGAGCTGATCGACCGGACGGACGCGGCCGAGGTGGTGCTGGTCGGCCACTGCTACGGCGTCTACCCTGTGCTCGGCGCGGCGGACCGGCGCCCGGGACGGATCGCCCGGATCGTCCTTCTGGACACGGGGATGCCCCAGCACGGCGACCGCGCCCTCGCCCTGGTGCCCGACCCGACGCTCCGCGACCGGCTGGCACAGCGGGCCGAGGCGGACGAGGACGGCTGGCGGGTCCCCCGCCGTCGCGCGAGGAGTGGCGGCGCTGGGGCAGCACCGACGGCCTCCCGCCCGCGGCCCTGGACCGGTTGGCGGCGAACGCCGTACCGCAGCCCGCCGGCACCCTCACCCAGCCGCTGCGCCTGA
- a CDS encoding dienelactone hydrolase family protein: MAANAVPQPAGTLTQPLRLTGAVTRLPVTGVLCTANGSSLAMVEALLRMGDPRFQALADPRVGFLELGAGHWPMLSCPDELADVLLRAAAGEGHRVAARTDEPPAHLRPFLLDVPERPRERVGRVDLYFPDAPDGLGDLDAPVRGDLCGVGRPWPAVVLVHGGPVHPDVRPTPRDWPGFVGYGRYVAARGAVAAVLDHRLHGLGDFARAAEDVAEAVALVRADPCVDADRVAVWCFSGGGLLSADWLAAPPPWLRCVAASYPILAPLPNWALVEPRFRPAVAVRTAGRLPIVLTRVGLETAEIAATVEEFLTAARRCGAAVEVVDVPLGHHGFETADHTDEAREALDRAVRSVLRHLRS, translated from the coding sequence TTGGCGGCGAACGCCGTACCGCAGCCCGCCGGCACCCTCACCCAGCCGCTGCGCCTGACGGGAGCGGTCACCAGGCTGCCGGTGACCGGTGTGCTGTGCACCGCCAACGGCTCCAGCCTGGCCATGGTGGAGGCCCTGCTCAGGATGGGGGACCCGCGCTTCCAGGCACTCGCCGACCCCCGGGTGGGCTTCCTCGAACTCGGCGCCGGGCACTGGCCGATGCTCTCCTGCCCCGACGAGCTGGCCGACGTGCTCCTGCGGGCGGCCGCAGGGGAGGGGCACCGGGTGGCCGCCAGGACGGACGAACCGCCGGCGCACCTTCGCCCCTTCCTGCTGGACGTGCCGGAACGGCCGCGCGAGCGGGTGGGACGAGTCGACCTGTACTTCCCCGACGCCCCCGACGGTCTGGGGGACCTGGACGCCCCCGTCCGCGGCGACCTTTGCGGTGTCGGCCGCCCGTGGCCGGCGGTGGTGCTCGTCCACGGCGGCCCGGTCCACCCCGACGTGCGGCCGACCCCCAGGGACTGGCCCGGCTTCGTCGGCTACGGCCGGTACGTGGCGGCCAGGGGAGCCGTCGCCGCGGTGCTGGACCACCGGCTGCACGGTCTCGGCGACTTCGCCCGGGCCGCCGAGGACGTGGCCGAAGCGGTCGCCCTCGTACGGGCCGACCCGTGCGTCGACGCGGACCGGGTGGCGGTGTGGTGCTTCTCCGGCGGCGGGCTGCTCTCGGCGGACTGGCTCGCGGCGCCGCCGCCGTGGCTGCGGTGCGTCGCGGCGTCGTACCCGATCCTCGCGCCGCTGCCGAACTGGGCGCTGGTCGAGCCGCGGTTCCGCCCGGCGGTCGCGGTGCGGACCGCCGGACGGCTGCCGATCGTGCTGACCCGGGTGGGGCTGGAGACCGCCGAGATCGCGGCGACGGTCGAGGAGTTCCTGACCGCCGCGCGGAGGTGCGGTGCCGCGGTCGAGGTGGTCGACGTGCCGCTCGGCCACCACGGCTTCGAGACGGCCGACCACACCGACGAGGCGCGCGAGGCCCTGGACCGCGCGGTGCGGTCCGTACTGCGGCATCTGCGGAGCTGA
- a CDS encoding DUF2071 domain-containing protein has translation MMQPRLSSVIERRLLVNYRVAPDAAARLLPGPLRPQVVHGHAVAGICLLRLGGVRPAWAPGAFGLRSENAAHRIAVEWDGPDGVETGVYIPRRDTASRLTAWAGGRVFPGEHGRADFAVHEPPHRTRVAMAARDGSTRVDVTVEPADELRGSALFADLAEASRFFRAGSKGFSPTRSGDHLDGMELRTDAWHVEAGRIRSAASSFFDDPDRFPPGSATPDCALVMRDVRAGWRPLPAMAAHRAAPLAR, from the coding sequence ATGATGCAGCCGCGACTGTCCAGCGTCATCGAACGACGGCTTCTGGTGAACTACCGGGTCGCCCCGGACGCCGCCGCCCGCCTGCTCCCCGGGCCGCTGCGCCCGCAGGTGGTGCACGGCCACGCGGTCGCCGGCATCTGCCTCCTCCGTCTGGGAGGTGTCCGGCCCGCCTGGGCACCCGGGGCGTTCGGCCTCCGGAGCGAGAACGCGGCGCATCGGATCGCCGTCGAGTGGGACGGACCGGACGGCGTCGAGACCGGCGTCTACATCCCGCGCCGCGACACCGCCTCACGGCTCACCGCCTGGGCCGGAGGCCGCGTCTTCCCCGGTGAACACGGCCGCGCCGACTTCGCGGTGCACGAGCCGCCGCACCGTACGCGCGTCGCGATGGCGGCCAGGGACGGCAGCACTCGGGTGGACGTCACCGTCGAGCCGGCCGACGAGCTGCGCGGCAGCGCGCTGTTCGCCGACCTCGCGGAGGCGTCCCGGTTCTTCCGAGCCGGGTCGAAGGGCTTCTCGCCCACCCGGTCCGGCGACCACCTGGACGGTATGGAACTCCGAACGGACGCCTGGCACGTCGAGGCCGGCCGGATCCGATCCGCCGCCTCGTCCTTCTTCGACGACCCGGACCGCTTCCCGCCAGGGAGCGCGACCCCGGACTGCGCTCTGGTCATGCGGGACGTCCGCGCCGGCTGGCGGCCGCTGCCGGCCATGGCCGCGCACCGGGCCGCCCCGCTCGCCCGCTGA
- a CDS encoding metalloregulator ArsR/SmtB family transcription factor gives MTGAQDEAGVFRALADPTRRQILEDLGGGELAAGEIAARFPISAPSVSRHLGVLKGAGLVTERREGNRILYTLAEDRLATCVGRFLSAVCPEQIVLRHTRRRPGAQSEGS, from the coding sequence ATGACCGGAGCGCAGGACGAGGCGGGGGTCTTCCGGGCCCTCGCCGACCCGACGAGGCGCCAGATCCTGGAGGACCTCGGAGGCGGCGAGCTCGCCGCCGGAGAGATCGCGGCCAGGTTCCCGATCAGCGCGCCCTCCGTCTCACGCCATCTCGGCGTGCTCAAGGGGGCCGGCCTGGTCACCGAGCGCCGGGAGGGCAACCGGATCCTCTACACCCTGGCCGAGGACCGCCTGGCGACCTGCGTCGGCCGGTTCCTCAGCGCCGTCTGCCCCGAGCAGATCGTGCTGCGCCACACCAGACGGCGCCCAGGGGCGCAGAGCGAGGGGTCATGA
- the argC gene encoding N-acetyl-gamma-glutamyl-phosphate reductase, translating to MAVRVAVAGASGYAGGEVLRLLAGHPEVEIGAVTANSNAGQRLGAVQPHLLPLADRVLAPTTAEALAGHDVVFLALPHGQSAAVAAELGPDVLVIDVGADFRLRNPADWERFYGSPHAGTWPYGLPELPGGRAALEGARRIAVPGCYPTAVSLALAPALAAGLVEPEVVVVAASGTSGAGKAPKPHLLGSEVMGSMSPYGVGGGHRHTPEIAQNLTAAAGEPVTVSFTPTLAPMPRGILATCSAKVLPGTDAGALRDAYEKAYADEPFVHLLPEGQWPATAAVQGSNAVHLQIAYDEAAGRLIAISAIDNLTKGTAGGAVQSMNIALGLPEGTGLPMIGVAP from the coding sequence ATGGCAGTGCGTGTGGCGGTCGCCGGGGCCAGTGGTTACGCCGGCGGGGAGGTGCTCAGGCTGCTCGCCGGGCACCCCGAGGTCGAGATCGGCGCCGTGACGGCGAACAGCAACGCGGGCCAGCGCCTGGGCGCGGTCCAGCCGCACCTGCTGCCGCTGGCCGACCGGGTGCTGGCACCCACCACGGCGGAGGCGCTGGCCGGGCACGACGTGGTCTTCCTGGCGCTGCCGCACGGCCAGTCCGCCGCCGTGGCCGCCGAACTGGGACCGGACGTCCTCGTCATCGACGTGGGCGCCGACTTCCGGCTGCGGAACCCCGCCGACTGGGAGCGGTTCTACGGCTCGCCGCACGCCGGCACCTGGCCGTACGGGCTGCCCGAGCTGCCCGGCGGCCGCGCCGCCCTCGAAGGGGCCCGCCGGATCGCGGTGCCCGGCTGCTACCCCACCGCCGTCTCGCTCGCCCTGGCCCCGGCGCTCGCCGCCGGCCTGGTCGAGCCCGAGGTCGTGGTGGTCGCCGCCTCCGGCACCTCCGGCGCCGGCAAGGCCCCCAAGCCGCACCTGCTCGGCTCCGAGGTGATGGGCTCGATGAGCCCGTACGGCGTCGGCGGCGGCCACCGGCACACCCCCGAGATCGCGCAGAACCTCACGGCCGCGGCCGGCGAGCCGGTCACCGTGTCCTTCACGCCCACCCTGGCGCCCATGCCGCGCGGCATCCTCGCCACGTGCAGCGCCAAGGTCCTGCCCGGCACCGACGCCGGCGCGCTGCGGGACGCCTACGAGAAGGCGTACGCCGACGAGCCGTTCGTCCACCTGCTCCCCGAGGGCCAGTGGCCGGCCACCGCCGCCGTCCAGGGCTCCAACGCGGTGCACCTCCAGATCGCGTACGACGAGGCGGCCGGGCGGTTGATCGCCATCAGCGCCATCGACAACCTCACGAAGGGCACGGCCGGCGGGGCCGTGCAGAGCATGAACATCGCCCTGGGCCTGCCCGAGGGCACGGGTCTTCCCATGATCGGAGTCGCACCTTGA